The proteins below come from a single Mycobacterium parmense genomic window:
- a CDS encoding serine/threonine-protein kinase, whose product MALASGATFAGFTVARRLGSGSTGEVYLVQDLVAVCWRALKVLSPELSSDPEFRGRFQRETPIAANLYHPHIVGVHDRGEFDGRLFVAMDYVEGISAAQLMAGRFPAVSPVSEVLAMVTDIAGALDYAHQRGLLHRDVKPGNILVSRGEGEQRVALSDFGISPPMGSLGAPGYTAPEWLRGAEPDGRSDQYALAATAFHLLSGAPPGSEARLSEQRPELARLDVVFAKALAARPADRFRTCGEFAEAANEHAGVLLGDRSPEAVMVAEYPAYGGVLRSVAPDGPAEHRSAAARAQPVRHTSDPLRRRRPRKLVLGAAAVVLLVGLVAAAFVIGRTTGTTATPSGRATTGASPAAAAPPVAGPAAAPVPLDGTYRLDVERTKETFNYISNPQPPDVNTWWAFRSSCTPTACTASAIQLDDTDHRQLAGPGNRELSLQFREGEWQSQPADAQFACVGPDGETKTQLTTLVLSLRPQPQGDLDGEETVTVQSNECGQRSAVMRVPTVLSRSGEVPPGVTVPNPAPGPPDPNGPVPQPSGPHR is encoded by the coding sequence ATGGCTTTAGCCAGCGGCGCCACCTTCGCCGGGTTCACGGTGGCGCGAAGGCTCGGCTCCGGATCCACGGGCGAGGTGTACCTCGTCCAGGATCTTGTCGCCGTCTGCTGGCGGGCTCTGAAGGTCCTTTCCCCGGAACTGTCCTCGGATCCCGAATTTCGCGGCCGTTTCCAGCGGGAGACCCCGATCGCGGCGAACCTCTACCATCCCCACATCGTCGGCGTGCACGACCGCGGTGAGTTCGACGGCCGGCTGTTCGTGGCGATGGACTACGTCGAGGGCATCAGCGCCGCGCAGCTCATGGCCGGCCGGTTCCCGGCGGTCTCACCGGTCAGCGAGGTGCTGGCCATGGTGACCGACATCGCCGGCGCCCTCGACTACGCCCACCAGCGCGGCCTGCTGCATCGCGACGTCAAGCCCGGCAACATCCTGGTCAGCCGGGGTGAGGGCGAGCAGCGGGTCGCCCTGTCCGACTTCGGCATCTCGCCGCCCATGGGGTCTCTCGGCGCTCCCGGCTACACCGCGCCCGAGTGGTTGCGGGGCGCCGAACCCGACGGGCGCTCCGACCAGTACGCGTTGGCGGCCACGGCATTTCACCTGCTCAGCGGGGCGCCGCCGGGGTCGGAGGCGCGACTCAGCGAGCAGCGCCCGGAGCTGGCCCGCCTCGACGTCGTGTTCGCGAAGGCGCTCGCCGCGCGGCCCGCGGACCGGTTCCGCACGTGCGGCGAGTTCGCCGAGGCCGCCAACGAACACGCCGGAGTCCTGCTCGGCGACCGCAGCCCCGAGGCCGTCATGGTCGCCGAATATCCCGCTTACGGCGGGGTTCTGCGGTCCGTCGCGCCCGACGGTCCGGCGGAGCACCGCTCCGCGGCGGCGAGGGCGCAACCGGTTCGGCACACATCGGACCCGCTGCGGCGGCGCAGGCCCCGCAAGCTGGTGCTGGGAGCCGCGGCGGTGGTGTTGCTCGTCGGGCTGGTCGCCGCCGCCTTCGTGATCGGGCGGACGACGGGCACGACCGCCACCCCGTCGGGCCGCGCGACCACCGGTGCGTCACCCGCGGCCGCCGCCCCGCCCGTCGCCGGCCCGGCCGCCGCGCCCGTCCCTCTCGACGGCACCTACCGGCTCGACGTGGAGCGCACCAAGGAGACCTTCAACTACATCTCCAACCCGCAACCGCCGGACGTGAACACCTGGTGGGCCTTCCGTTCGTCGTGCACGCCGACGGCGTGTACCGCGTCCGCGATCCAGCTCGACGACACCGACCACCGGCAGCTGGCGGGGCCCGGCAACCGCGAGCTGAGCCTGCAGTTTCGGGAAGGGGAGTGGCAGTCGCAGCCCGCGGACGCGCAATTCGCCTGCGTCGGACCGGACGGTGAGACCAAGACCCAGCTGACGACGCTGGTGCTGTCGCTGCGGCCGCAGCCGCAGGGCGACCTCGACGGCGAGGAGACCGTCACCGTGCAGAGCAACGAGTGCGGCCAGCGCTCGGCGGTGATGCGCGTCCCGACGGTGCTCAGCCGCAGCGGCGAGGTGCCGCCTGGCGTGACGGTGCCCAACCCCGCGCCGGGCCCGCCGGACCCCAACGGGCCGGTGCCCCAGCCGTCGGGCCCGCATCGCTGA
- a CDS encoding metal-dependent hydrolase family protein, with protein sequence MRPDGSSRTVRTQVRGVVLPGDAETRLWIVDGRISTEPVAGADTVFEGGWILPGLVDAHCHVGLGHHGEITLDEAVAQAETERDVGALLLRDCGSPTDTRSLDDRDDLPRIIRAGRHVARPKRYIAGFADELEDESQLPAAVAEQAKRGDGWVKLVGDWIDRTVGDLAPLWSDDVLKAAIDTAHALGARVTAHVFGEDALPGLIGAGIDCIEHGTGLTDDTIALMIEHGTALVPTLVNVENFPGIADSAARYPTYAAHMRDLYTRCYPRVAAACEAGVPVYAGSDAGSTVAHGRIADEVEALKNIGMSPDAALGAACWDARRWLGRPGLEHGAPADLLCYSQDPRSGPAVLNRPDLVILRGKVFRPWR encoded by the coding sequence ATGAGACCGGACGGAAGTAGCCGCACGGTGCGCACGCAGGTGCGCGGCGTCGTGCTGCCCGGCGACGCCGAGACCCGGCTGTGGATCGTCGACGGCCGCATCAGCACCGAACCCGTCGCCGGGGCCGACACCGTCTTCGAGGGCGGCTGGATCCTGCCCGGGCTGGTCGACGCGCACTGCCACGTCGGCCTCGGCCACCACGGCGAGATCACCCTCGACGAGGCGGTCGCCCAGGCCGAGACCGAACGCGACGTCGGGGCGCTGCTGCTGCGCGACTGCGGATCGCCGACCGACACCCGCAGCCTCGACGACCGGGACGACCTGCCGCGGATCATCAGGGCCGGACGGCATGTCGCGAGGCCCAAGCGCTACATTGCCGGCTTCGCCGACGAGCTCGAGGACGAGTCGCAGCTGCCGGCGGCGGTGGCCGAGCAGGCCAAGCGCGGGGACGGCTGGGTCAAGCTGGTCGGCGACTGGATCGACCGCACCGTCGGCGACCTCGCGCCGTTGTGGTCCGACGACGTGCTCAAGGCCGCGATCGACACCGCGCACGCGCTCGGCGCCCGCGTCACCGCGCACGTCTTCGGCGAGGACGCGCTGCCGGGGCTGATCGGCGCCGGGATCGACTGCATCGAGCACGGCACCGGGCTCACCGACGACACCATCGCCCTGATGATCGAACACGGAACCGCGCTGGTGCCCACGCTGGTCAACGTCGAGAACTTCCCGGGCATCGCCGACTCCGCCGCGCGCTACCCCACCTACGCGGCCCACATGCGCGACCTCTACACGCGCTGCTATCCGCGCGTGGCCGCGGCGTGCGAGGCGGGCGTGCCGGTGTACGCGGGCAGCGACGCCGGCAGCACCGTCGCCCACGGCCGCATTGCCGACGAGGTCGAGGCCCTGAAGAACATCGGCATGAGCCCCGACGCGGCGCTGGGCGCGGCGTGCTGGGACGCCCGCCGCTGGCTGGGCCGGCCCGGCCTGGAGCACGGGGCGCCGGCCGACCTGTTGTGCTATTCGCAGGACCCGCGGTCGGGTCCCGCCGTCCTGAACCGGCCCGATCTGGTGATCCTGCGTGGCAAGGTGTTTCGCCCCTGGCGATAG
- the ffh gene encoding signal recognition particle protein, with the protein MFESLSDRLTGALAGLRGKGRLTDADIEATTREIRLALLEADVSLPVVRAFVNRIKERAKGAEVSGALNPAQQVVKIVNEELIGILGGQTRQLAFAKTPPTVIMLAGLQGSGKTTLAGKLAAWLRGQGHTPLLVACDLQRPAAVNQLQVTGQRAGVPVFAPHPGESPGSGPGDPVAVATAGLAEARAKHHDVVIVDTAGRLGIDEELMAQAAAIRAAVNPDEVLFVLDAMIGQDAVATAEAFGQGVGFTGVVLTKLDGDARGGAALSVREVTGVPILFASSGEKLEDFDVFHPDRMAGRILGMGDVLSLIEQAEQVFDAEQAEAAAAKIGTGELTLEDFLEQMLAIRKMGPIGNLLGMLPGAGQMKDALAQVDDRDLDRLQAIIRGMTPQERADPKIINASRRLRIANGSGVTVAEVNQLVDRFFEARKMMSSMLGGMGIPGLGRKSATRKSKGAKGKKGKKGARGPTPPKARNPLMAGMPGMPAGFPDLSQMPEGLNELPPGLADFDLSKLKFPGKS; encoded by the coding sequence GTGTTCGAATCGCTGTCTGACCGGTTGACCGGTGCCCTGGCGGGGCTGCGTGGCAAGGGTCGACTGACCGACGCCGACATCGAGGCCACCACCCGCGAGATCCGGCTGGCGCTGCTGGAAGCGGACGTGTCGCTGCCGGTGGTGCGGGCTTTCGTCAACCGCATCAAGGAGCGCGCCAAGGGCGCCGAGGTGTCCGGCGCGCTGAACCCGGCGCAGCAGGTCGTCAAGATCGTCAACGAGGAGCTCATCGGGATCCTCGGGGGCCAGACCCGCCAGCTGGCGTTCGCCAAGACGCCGCCGACCGTGATCATGCTCGCCGGCCTGCAGGGGTCGGGTAAGACGACGCTGGCCGGCAAGCTGGCCGCCTGGCTGCGCGGCCAGGGCCACACGCCGCTGCTGGTGGCCTGCGACCTGCAGCGGCCGGCCGCGGTGAACCAGCTCCAGGTCACCGGCCAACGTGCCGGGGTCCCGGTGTTCGCGCCACACCCCGGGGAATCGCCGGGATCCGGGCCGGGTGACCCGGTCGCGGTCGCCACCGCCGGGCTCGCGGAGGCCCGCGCCAAACATCACGACGTCGTCATCGTCGACACCGCCGGGCGACTGGGCATCGACGAGGAGCTGATGGCCCAGGCCGCGGCCATCCGCGCCGCCGTCAACCCCGACGAGGTGCTGTTCGTCCTGGACGCGATGATCGGCCAGGACGCCGTCGCCACCGCCGAGGCGTTCGGCCAGGGCGTCGGCTTCACCGGGGTGGTGCTGACCAAGCTCGACGGCGACGCCCGCGGCGGCGCGGCGCTGTCGGTCCGCGAGGTCACCGGCGTGCCGATCCTGTTCGCCTCCAGCGGCGAGAAGCTGGAAGACTTCGACGTCTTCCACCCCGACCGGATGGCCGGCCGCATCCTGGGCATGGGCGACGTGTTGAGCCTGATCGAGCAGGCCGAGCAGGTCTTCGACGCCGAGCAGGCCGAGGCCGCCGCCGCCAAGATCGGCACCGGCGAGCTGACGCTCGAGGACTTCCTCGAGCAGATGCTCGCCATCCGCAAGATGGGCCCGATCGGCAACCTGCTGGGCATGCTGCCCGGCGCCGGGCAGATGAAGGACGCGCTGGCCCAGGTCGACGACCGCGATCTGGACCGCCTGCAGGCCATCATCCGCGGGATGACGCCCCAGGAGCGGGCCGACCCGAAGATCATCAACGCGTCGCGGCGCCTGCGCATCGCCAACGGGTCCGGGGTCACGGTCGCCGAGGTCAACCAGCTGGTCGACCGCTTCTTCGAGGCCCGCAAGATGATGTCGTCGATGCTCGGCGGCATGGGCATCCCCGGCCTGGGCCGCAAGTCGGCCACTCGCAAGAGCAAGGGGGCCAAGGGCAAGAAGGGCAAGAAGGGGGCCCGCGGCCCGACGCCGCCGAAGGCGCGGAACCCGCTGATGGCCGGCATGCCCGGAATGCCGGCCGGATTCCCCGACCTGTCCCAGATGCCCGAGGGCCTCAACGAGTTGCCGCCGGGACTGGCCGACTTCGACCTGTCGAAGCTCAAGTTCCCCGGCAAGTCGTGA